From Mucilaginibacter rubeus, a single genomic window includes:
- a CDS encoding RagB/SusD family nutrient uptake outer membrane protein, translating into MKQYYKLLLLVGFLVSGASCKKYLDVTPDNTGTLEYAFRNRNEAENCLFTCYATLQQFYDPTSNIGFTTSSEIIYPNNLTNHPLNENGFNLIRGTQNSASPGVNWWDGENGGQALFRSIRRCNIMLENIDKPVDLSPSEKARWIAEVKFLKAYYHYYLCRLYGPVPLVKTNIDITASTEEVRVKRSPVDSVFNYCVQLLDEAIPDLPPVITNQAKELGRITQLTALSIKAEMLATQASPLFNGNPDYASMKNKDGQALFSSTVDPQKWKRAADACKAAIDACEANGLKLYTFVSPPTVGSLSDQLRNELTIQNAVTEKWDVNPELIWALNPTFPCQGYATPRLTPKSAVNIFSNPSTFAVPISTQELFYTTNGVPLTEDKNYDYADRFALKTAGDADKYYIAQGYTTINEHYGRETRFYANIAFDGSIWYGNGIYNQDQAYHVEARGSGSLAGPKDLNTLNITGYWPKKLANYLSVYDDGFQPIEYHLPLMRLAGLYLLYAETLNEANGPTSDVYNYIDKVRARAGLKGVLESWSTYSKNPAKPTTKEGLRDIIHRERRIELCFEAQSGWDLRRWKEIQNVLSTPLQGWNIYESEAGNYYRPHTVLTPVFGLKNYFWPVKDNDLIVNNNLVQTTYW; encoded by the coding sequence ATGAAACAATATTATAAACTTTTATTACTGGTAGGGTTCCTGGTTTCGGGCGCATCATGTAAAAAATACCTTGATGTAACACCAGATAATACCGGCACACTTGAATACGCTTTTAGGAACCGTAACGAGGCCGAAAACTGCCTATTTACCTGCTATGCAACGTTACAGCAGTTTTATGATCCTACTTCAAACATAGGTTTCACCACATCATCAGAAATTATTTATCCCAACAACCTCACCAACCATCCGCTTAATGAAAATGGTTTCAACCTTATCCGCGGTACGCAAAATAGCGCAAGCCCCGGTGTAAACTGGTGGGATGGTGAAAATGGCGGGCAGGCATTGTTCCGTTCAATTCGCAGATGTAACATCATGCTTGAGAATATCGATAAACCTGTCGACCTTTCACCATCAGAGAAAGCAAGATGGATAGCCGAGGTAAAATTCCTTAAAGCATATTATCATTATTACCTGTGCCGCTTATATGGCCCTGTACCATTGGTAAAAACCAACATCGACATTACTGCAAGTACCGAGGAAGTGAGGGTAAAACGTTCGCCTGTTGATTCGGTATTTAATTACTGCGTACAATTGCTGGATGAAGCCATTCCAGATCTGCCTCCGGTTATCACCAACCAGGCAAAAGAACTTGGTCGTATTACGCAGTTAACCGCTTTATCAATTAAAGCTGAAATGTTGGCAACACAGGCCAGCCCCTTATTTAACGGTAACCCTGATTATGCCAGCATGAAAAATAAAGATGGACAGGCGCTGTTTTCAAGCACTGTCGATCCGCAGAAATGGAAACGCGCGGCTGATGCCTGTAAAGCGGCTATTGATGCCTGCGAAGCTAACGGCCTTAAATTATACACCTTTGTATCGCCTCCAACAGTAGGTTCCCTGTCAGACCAGCTACGTAATGAACTGACCATTCAAAACGCGGTTACCGAAAAATGGGATGTAAACCCAGAGTTAATCTGGGCATTAAACCCAACGTTCCCATGCCAGGGCTACGCTACACCAAGGTTAACGCCAAAATCGGCGGTTAATATCTTCTCAAACCCGTCAACATTTGCTGTTCCTATTTCAACACAGGAACTTTTTTATACCACTAACGGTGTACCGCTAACTGAGGATAAGAATTATGATTACGCCGACCGTTTCGCGCTTAAAACAGCAGGAGATGCCGACAAATATTATATTGCTCAAGGCTATACTACTATTAACGAGCACTACGGCCGCGAAACGCGTTTTTATGCCAATATTGCTTTTGATGGCAGCATCTGGTATGGTAATGGTATTTATAACCAGGATCAGGCTTATCATGTTGAAGCCCGTGGTTCCGGTTCATTAGCCGGCCCTAAAGACCTGAATACACTTAATATTACCGGTTACTGGCCTAAGAAACTGGCTAATTATCTTTCAGTTTATGACGATGGCTTTCAGCCGATAGAATATCATTTACCACTGATGAGGCTTGCCGGCTTATATCTTTTATATGCCGAAACCCTGAACGAGGCCAATGGCCCAACCAGCGATGTATACAATTACATTGATAAAGTAAGGGCAAGAGCGGGATTAAAAGGTGTTTTGGAATCATGGTCAACCTATTCAAAAAATCCGGCTAAACCAACAACTAAAGAAGGTTTGCGCGATATCATACACCGTGAGCGCCGCATCGAGCTTTGTTTTGAGGCACAAAGCGGATGGGACCTTCGCCGCTGGAAAGAAATTCAAAATGTGTTGAGCACACCACTGCAAGGCTGGAATATATATGAGTCAGAGGCTGGCAACTATTACAGGCCGCATACAGTGTTAACACCTGTTTTTGGGCTAAAAAATTATTTCTGGCCGGTTAAGGACAACGACCTGATCGTTAATAATAACCTGGTACAAACCACCTACTGGTAG
- a CDS encoding DUF5000 domain-containing lipoprotein, whose protein sequence is MKRIKNYSVTALVLAAALFIACLNSCKKNDGYVKEVSTDMTKPAVVTNVKVKNFNGGAYITYDLPNSDNLLYVQAEYRINDKTTRQTKSSYYSDTVTVDGFAKSQEYEVTLYSVSRANVKSDPLVVKVHPDTPFYKLIKPTLTITSDFGGVNIKAMNPDQKDIGVILLAFDKSTQALEVVDQHYTKVDTINYSIRGYAAVPQQFGVYVTDKFGNISDTTVVNITPIFETLLDKSKFSVYKTPTDSPTAYGWEVPYLWDNKTDGYSNGWHTAPGAPAPMQVTFSLGVSAQLSRFVLWERPDQYAYAHGNPKDFSIWGSNVNAPQDVRLPDYAPVGTVVGDWVNIGNYHYPNPPSGLTPGFTNAADAAFVAAGVNFNIPPGSTPIKYFRFMVHDTWSNGDFAHMMELSIYGNPQ, encoded by the coding sequence ATGAAACGCATTAAAAATTATTCGGTAACAGCGCTGGTGCTTGCAGCGGCGTTGTTTATAGCGTGCTTAAATTCATGCAAAAAGAACGATGGGTATGTTAAAGAGGTTTCGACCGATATGACCAAGCCTGCCGTGGTTACCAACGTAAAAGTTAAAAACTTTAACGGCGGTGCTTATATCACCTACGATCTGCCAAACTCAGATAACCTGCTATACGTGCAGGCCGAGTACCGCATCAATGATAAAACTACACGTCAAACCAAATCAAGCTACTACTCAGATACAGTTACTGTTGACGGTTTTGCCAAAAGTCAGGAGTATGAGGTAACACTTTATTCGGTGAGCAGGGCGAATGTTAAATCTGATCCGTTGGTTGTGAAGGTGCACCCAGATACACCTTTTTACAAACTGATAAAACCAACATTAACTATCACGTCTGATTTTGGCGGTGTAAACATCAAAGCGATGAACCCTGATCAAAAAGATATCGGTGTTATTTTATTGGCTTTTGATAAGTCAACACAGGCATTGGAGGTTGTAGACCAGCATTATACCAAGGTTGATACTATCAACTATTCCATAAGAGGGTATGCGGCAGTACCGCAACAATTCGGAGTATATGTTACCGATAAATTTGGCAATATATCTGATACTACCGTTGTAAATATCACCCCTATATTTGAAACGCTACTGGATAAGAGCAAGTTTTCGGTATATAAAACCCCTACTGACAGCCCTACTGCTTACGGCTGGGAAGTTCCATATTTATGGGATAACAAAACAGACGGGTACTCAAATGGCTGGCATACCGCTCCGGGAGCGCCTGCCCCAATGCAGGTTACTTTCAGCCTTGGCGTATCAGCACAGTTAAGCCGTTTTGTTTTATGGGAAAGACCCGATCAATATGCCTACGCACACGGTAACCCTAAAGATTTCAGCATCTGGGGATCAAACGTAAATGCTCCGCAGGATGTAAGGCTGCCTGATTATGCGCCTGTTGGAACCGTAGTTGGCGACTGGGTTAATATCGGCAATTATCATTATCCAAACCCGCCATCGGGACTTACACCAGGTTTTACTAATGCGGCCGATGCTGCCTTTGTTGCGGCCGGGGTTAACTTTAATATTCCTCCGGGTTCAACACCTATTAAATACTTCCGCTTCATGGTACATGATACATGGTCAAACGGTGACTTTGCCCACATGATGGAGCTTTCAATTTATGGTAACCCACAATAG